One Rhodobacteraceae bacterium M385 genomic region harbors:
- a CDS encoding CAP domain-containing protein — MKIRIATALVSLSLVLSACTPTQTTTVQTAGVQRLSFGESIDIAAAGARLSALRAQNGLGRPLGHSAQLQAAAQAHADDMSRTGNFSHTGSNGSNVAARIRSAGYRACFYAENIAQGQTSTAQVFQDFMASPGHRRNMVAAQATQFGFAQTNGYWVLVLGRSC; from the coding sequence ATGAAGATCCGTATCGCGACCGCTTTGGTGTCGCTCTCTCTTGTCCTTTCGGCCTGTACGCCGACCCAAACCACGACCGTCCAGACCGCGGGTGTTCAGCGCCTTAGCTTCGGTGAAAGCATAGATATCGCCGCTGCCGGTGCCCGGCTATCAGCGCTGCGTGCGCAGAACGGTTTGGGGCGGCCATTGGGCCATTCCGCACAACTGCAAGCGGCGGCGCAGGCCCATGCCGATGACATGAGCCGGACAGGGAACTTTTCCCATACCGGATCGAACGGCTCCAACGTCGCAGCTCGTATCCGTTCGGCAGGCTATAGGGCCTGTTTCTACGCTGAAAACATCGCTCAAGGGCAGACGAGCACAGCGCAGGTTTTCCAGGACTTCATGGCGTCGCCAGGGCATCGCCGGAACATGGTGGCCGCCCAGGCCACACAATTCGGCTTCGCACAAACGAACGGTTATTGGGTGTTGGTTTTGGGCCGAAGCTGCTGA
- the ilvC gene encoding ketol-acid reductoisomerase, with translation MRVYYDRDCDVNLIKDMKVAILGYGSQGHAHALNLRDSGAKNVVVALREGSASKAKAEGEGLTVMEISEAAAWADLIMFTMPDELQAETYKKYVKDNIRDGAAIAFAHGLNVHFGLIEASDKVDVIMMAPKGPGHTVRGEYTKGGGVPCLVAVHNDASGKALEIGLSYCSAIGGGRSGIIETNFREECETDLFGEQAVLCGGIVELIRMGFETLVEAGYEPEMAYFECLHETKLIVDLIYEGGIANMDYSISNTAEYGQYVSGPRILPYDETKARMKGVLSDIQSGKFVRDFMLENAVGQPTIKASRRSNDEHQIEVVGGKLRDMMPWISAGKMVDKAKN, from the coding sequence ATGCGCGTTTACTATGATCGCGATTGCGACGTTAACCTGATCAAAGACATGAAAGTCGCCATTCTTGGCTATGGCTCCCAAGGTCACGCCCACGCGCTGAACCTGCGCGACTCTGGCGCGAAGAACGTTGTTGTGGCGCTGCGCGAAGGCTCTGCCTCCAAGGCGAAGGCCGAGGGTGAAGGCCTGACGGTTATGGAGATTTCGGAAGCGGCTGCTTGGGCCGACCTGATCATGTTTACAATGCCAGATGAACTTCAGGCCGAAACCTACAAGAAATACGTTAAGGACAACATCCGTGACGGCGCGGCGATTGCCTTCGCCCACGGCCTGAACGTTCATTTCGGTCTGATCGAAGCGTCTGACAAGGTTGACGTTATCATGATGGCGCCCAAAGGCCCCGGCCACACAGTGCGCGGCGAATACACCAAAGGCGGCGGCGTGCCGTGCCTTGTTGCCGTTCACAACGACGCTTCCGGCAAAGCGCTGGAAATCGGCCTGTCCTATTGCTCGGCCATCGGTGGCGGTCGCTCCGGCATCATCGAAACGAACTTCCGCGAAGAATGCGAAACCGACCTGTTCGGCGAGCAGGCGGTTCTGTGCGGCGGCATCGTGGAGCTGATCCGTATGGGCTTCGAGACGCTGGTGGAAGCCGGTTACGAGCCCGAGATGGCCTACTTCGAGTGCCTGCACGAGACCAAGCTGATCGTGGACCTGATCTATGAAGGCGGCATTGCCAACATGGATTACTCCATCTCCAACACCGCCGAATATGGCCAGTACGTTTCCGGCCCCCGCATCCTGCCCTACGACGAGACCAAAGCCCGCATGAAGGGCGTTCTGTCCGACATCCAGTCCGGCAAGTTCGTCCGTGACTTCATGCTGGAAAATGCTGTGGGTCAGCCAACGATCAAAGCATCGCGTCGCTCCAACGACGAGCATCAGATCGAGGTTGTCGGCGGCAAACTGCGCGACATGATGCCTTGGATCTCGGCCGGCAAGATGGTCGACAAAGCGAAGAACTAA
- a CDS encoding DMT family transporter, translated as MSTPSLAKPGITNWLLVIALGIVWGTAFMGTTLALEGISLWWVAAGRVALAAVILLPLCAMMGQGVHKIGGVRAWIFATIIGIFTLALPLTLLAWGLNYVPSAFAGVAMGAVPLIVLPLVAIFSPEEGIGPRRVIGVCLGFVGLLLLMGPGAFGEGTMGGRLACLGTAACYAVGSVMTRRAPKMPPIAFAAAALTLGALVLVPLAWIIDGPPQISQTSAAWALLYTAAFPTGLAAILRVQVITSAGSLFMSFTSYMVPVWAVLFGVTLMGEALPPQLFWALGLILLGIGISQSRALLQQLRPKTNTQ; from the coding sequence ATGAGCACGCCTTCCCTTGCCAAACCCGGCATCACGAACTGGCTGCTTGTCATCGCCCTCGGCATCGTTTGGGGCACCGCATTTATGGGCACGACACTGGCACTGGAGGGGATCAGCCTGTGGTGGGTCGCAGCCGGACGGGTGGCCCTTGCGGCGGTGATCTTGCTGCCGCTCTGCGCCATGATGGGCCAAGGCGTGCATAAGATCGGCGGCGTACGAGCGTGGATCTTTGCAACGATCATTGGGATATTCACCCTCGCGCTGCCGTTAACCTTGTTGGCATGGGGTCTGAACTACGTGCCCTCTGCTTTCGCGGGAGTGGCGATGGGAGCCGTCCCGTTGATTGTCTTGCCTTTGGTGGCGATCTTCTCACCCGAAGAAGGCATTGGGCCGCGCCGGGTTATTGGCGTGTGCCTTGGCTTTGTGGGGCTTTTGCTGTTGATGGGCCCCGGCGCCTTTGGCGAGGGCACGATGGGTGGGCGCCTTGCCTGTTTGGGCACGGCCGCGTGCTATGCCGTTGGCTCTGTGATGACACGGCGCGCGCCAAAGATGCCACCAATCGCTTTCGCCGCGGCGGCGTTAACCTTGGGCGCGTTGGTCTTGGTGCCTTTGGCATGGATCATCGACGGCCCGCCCCAGATCAGCCAAACCTCCGCCGCCTGGGCCCTGCTTTATACCGCTGCGTTTCCCACCGGTCTGGCGGCGATCCTACGAGTGCAGGTCATCACCTCGGCCGGATCACTATTCATGTCGTTCACCAGCTACATGGTCCCGGTCTGGGCTGTGCTGTTCGGCGTCACCTTGATGGGAGAGGCCCTGCCCCCGCAACTATTCTGGGCACTCGGCCTTATTTTGCTGGGGATCGGCATCAGCCAATCGCGTGCTTTGCTTCAGCAGCTTCGGCCCAAAACCAACACCCAATAA
- a CDS encoding Lrp/AsnC family transcriptional regulator, whose amino-acid sequence MIDLDDTDLAILRLLSQDATLKASEVGRRVDLSQPAAWRRIKRLTESGVISGRRLDLDAAAIGFGVTVFLGVKLATKSRVSLEDFERAITAIPEVQTVEHVLGLYDYRLRVVARDLADFERVLRRRIMTLPSVGNVEANVLLSEEQRPGPL is encoded by the coding sequence ATGATTGACCTTGATGACACCGACCTGGCGATCCTTCGCCTGTTGTCCCAAGACGCGACCCTGAAGGCGTCCGAGGTGGGCCGCCGTGTGGACCTTAGCCAGCCCGCCGCGTGGCGCCGGATCAAACGGTTGACCGAAAGCGGGGTGATTTCGGGGCGCAGGTTGGACCTTGATGCAGCCGCCATCGGCTTTGGGGTGACGGTATTTTTAGGGGTGAAACTGGCCACCAAATCCCGTGTCAGTCTGGAGGATTTTGAACGCGCCATCACCGCGATCCCCGAAGTGCAAACGGTAGAGCATGTCCTTGGCCTTTATGATTACCGCCTGCGCGTTGTGGCACGTGATCTGGCTGATTTCGAACGCGTTTTGCGCCGCCGCATCATGACGCTGCCTTCCGTCGGCAATGTAGAGGCCAACGTGCTGCTCTCCGAAGAACAGCGCCCCGGACCGCTTTGA
- a CDS encoding GNAT family N-acetyltransferase, producing the protein MKVSIRPALTTDRPVIEAASRQTWEEHRSRQPHAFAENGWDMLLKRDHVNAFLSGEGKPVGESGNLFVADADGTIVGYVLLSWHLRGDAPNAPNGSIIDIWVDPEWRKKGVGQNLVSYAKEMADAADWDNLYAQVWTGAPSSDLFEAAGFSPAHVTWRYGPDRPAALIEPRTKKKKPTNEAWKWPVAIIVIGLLITIVTQA; encoded by the coding sequence ATGAAGGTTTCCATTCGCCCTGCCCTGACGACAGACCGCCCCGTGATCGAGGCGGCAAGCCGCCAGACATGGGAAGAGCACCGTAGCCGCCAGCCCCACGCTTTCGCGGAGAACGGTTGGGATATGCTGCTGAAACGCGATCACGTTAACGCGTTTCTCTCTGGCGAGGGGAAGCCGGTCGGCGAAAGTGGCAATTTGTTCGTCGCGGACGCCGACGGCACCATTGTGGGCTACGTTCTGCTGAGCTGGCACCTGAGAGGCGACGCCCCAAACGCGCCGAATGGTTCGATCATAGATATTTGGGTCGATCCCGAATGGCGCAAAAAGGGCGTAGGCCAGAACCTTGTGTCCTACGCCAAAGAGATGGCGGACGCGGCGGATTGGGACAATCTTTATGCGCAGGTATGGACCGGCGCGCCGTCGAGTGATTTGTTTGAAGCGGCTGGTTTTTCCCCAGCGCACGTCACATGGCGATACGGCCCTGATCGGCCCGCTGCATTGATCGAACCGCGGACAAAAAAGAAAAAACCCACGAATGAAGCATGGAAATGGCCCGTCGCGATTATCGTGATTGGGCTCTTAATCACGATTGTGACCCAAGCATGA
- a CDS encoding Lrp/AsnC family transcriptional regulator encodes MLDDIDRRLLRHLQADPAQSVGDLAEAARIPLASAYKRLEKLQTTGILRGQRAVIDWRALGFEVEVSLRITLDKTNPRAFDEFLASAREVPEVIEIQTFLGRVDARLKIIARDLPAYQQLYRDSILTLPHMADIEALMQVASLKHSMSYPL; translated from the coding sequence ATGCTCGACGACATCGACCGCCGCCTCCTGCGCCATTTGCAAGCTGACCCCGCGCAATCAGTCGGAGATCTGGCCGAGGCCGCCCGCATTCCTTTGGCCAGCGCCTATAAACGGCTGGAAAAGCTGCAAACCACGGGCATTCTGCGCGGCCAACGCGCCGTGATCGACTGGCGCGCCCTTGGTTTTGAGGTTGAGGTCTCTTTGCGCATCACCCTCGACAAAACAAACCCTCGCGCCTTCGACGAATTCCTTGCCAGCGCCCGCGAGGTGCCCGAGGTGATCGAGATCCAAACCTTCCTGGGCCGCGTCGATGCTCGCCTCAAGATCATTGCCCGCGACCTTCCCGCCTATCAGCAGCTCTATCGTGACAGCATCCTGACGCTGCCCCATATGGCTGATATTGAAGCGCTGATGCAGGTCGCCTCCCTGAAGCACTCCATGAGCTATCCCCTATGA